The proteins below are encoded in one region of Manis javanica isolate MJ-LG chromosome 8, MJ_LKY, whole genome shotgun sequence:
- the IVD gene encoding isovaleryl-CoA dehydrogenase, mitochondrial isoform X1, translated as MAAAAQVLGRRVASWRLRTPLAGLVSQRAHSMLPVDDAINGLSEEQQQLRQTMSRFLQEHLVPQAQEIDRSNEFKNFREFWKQLGNLGVLGITAPVQYGGSGLGYLEQVLVIEEISRASGAVGLSYGAHSNLCVNQIVRNGNEAQKEKYLPKLISGEYVGALAMSEPNAGSDVVSMKLKAEKKGDHYILNGSKFWITNGPDADILVVYAKTDVAAVPASRGITAFIVEKNMPGFSTSKKLDKLGMRGSNTCELIFEDCEVPAANILGHQNKGVYVLMSGLDLERLVLAGGPIGLMQAVLDHTIPYVHTREAFGQKIGYFQLMQGKMADMYTRLMACRQYVYNVARACDAGHVTSKDCAGVVLYSAECATKVALDGIQCFGGNGYINDFPMGRFLRDAKLYEIGGGTSEVRRLVIGRAFNANFH; from the exons ATGGCGGCCGCTGCGCAAGTACTGGGTCGGCGTGTGGCCAGCTGGAGACTGCGGACGCCGCTCGCCGGCCTCGTATCCCAGCGGGCCCACTCAATGTTGCCCGTGGACGATGCGATCAACGGACTGAGTGAGGAACAGCAGCAG CTTCGTCAGACCATGTCTAGGTTCCTTCAGGAGCACCTAGTCCCCCAGGCCCAGGAGATTGACCGCAGCAACGAGTTTAAGAACTTTCGA GAGTTTTGGAAGCAGCTGGGGAACCTGGGGGTCTTGGGCATCACAGCCCCTG TTCAATATGGTGGCTCTGGCCTGGGCTACCTGGAGCAAGTGCTGGTGATAGAAGAGATATCCCGAGCTTCAGGAGCAGTGGGACTCAGTTACGGTGCCCACTCCAACCTCTGTGTCAACCAAATTGTGCGGAATGGAAACGAGGCCCAGAAGGAGAAGTACCTCCCCaag CTGATCAGTGGGGAGTATGTCGGAGCTCTGGCCATGAGTGAACCCAATGCTGGCTCTGATGTCGTCTCCATGAagctaaaagcagaaaagaaag GTGATCACTACATCCTGAACGGCAGCAAGTTCTGGATCACCAATGGCCCCGATGCCGACATCCTTGTTGTCTATGCCAAGACAGATGTGGCTGCGGTGCCAGCCTCTCGGGGCATCACAGCCTTCATTGTGGAGAAG AATATGCCTGGCTTCAGCACCTCCAAGAAGCTGGACAAGCTGGGGATGAGGGGCTCTAACACCTGTGAGCTGATCTTTGAAGACTGCGAGGTTCCTG CTGCCAACATCCTGGGCCATCAAAATAAGGGCGTCTACGTGCTGATGAGTGGGCTGGACTTGGAGCGGCTGGTGCTGGCTGGTGGGCCCATCGG GCTCATGCAGGCTGTCCTGGACCACACCATTCCCTACGTGCACACACGGGAAGCCTTTGGCCAAAAGATCGGCTACTTCCAG CTGATGCAGGGGAAGATGGCTGACATGTACACCCGCCTCATGGCATGCCGGCAGTATGTCTACAATGTTGCCAGGGCCTGTGATGCAGGCCACGTCACCTCCAAG GACTGTGCGGGTGTGGTTCTTTACTCAGCGGAGTGCGCCACAAAGGTAGCCCTGGATGGCATCCAGTGTTTCG GTGGTAATGGCTACATCAATGACTTTCCCATGGGCCGCTTTCTTCGAGATGCCAAGCTCTATGAGATTGGGGGTGGGACCAGTGAGGTGAGGCGACTGGTCATCGGCAGAGCCTTCAATGCAAACTTCCACTAA
- the IVD gene encoding isovaleryl-CoA dehydrogenase, mitochondrial isoform X2, producing MAAAAQVLGRRVASWRLRTPLAGLVSQRAHSMLPVDDAINGLSEEQQQLRQTMSRFLQEHLVPQAQEIDRSNEFKNFREFWKQLGNLGVLGITAPVQYGGSGLGYLEQVLVIEEISRASGAVGLSYGAHSNLCVNQIVRNGNEAQKEKYLPKLISGEYVGALAMSEPNAGSDVVSMKLKAEKKGDHYILNGSKFWITNGPDADILVVYAKTDVAAVPASRGITAFIVEKNMPGFSTSKKLDKLGMRGSNTCELIFEDCEVPAANILGHQNKGVYVLMSGLDLERLVLAGGPIGLMQAVLDHTIPYVHTREAFGQKIGYFQLMQGKMADMYTRLMACRQYVYNVARACDAGHVTSKPWQGPADLELPHRTVRVWFFTQRSAPQR from the exons ATGGCGGCCGCTGCGCAAGTACTGGGTCGGCGTGTGGCCAGCTGGAGACTGCGGACGCCGCTCGCCGGCCTCGTATCCCAGCGGGCCCACTCAATGTTGCCCGTGGACGATGCGATCAACGGACTGAGTGAGGAACAGCAGCAG CTTCGTCAGACCATGTCTAGGTTCCTTCAGGAGCACCTAGTCCCCCAGGCCCAGGAGATTGACCGCAGCAACGAGTTTAAGAACTTTCGA GAGTTTTGGAAGCAGCTGGGGAACCTGGGGGTCTTGGGCATCACAGCCCCTG TTCAATATGGTGGCTCTGGCCTGGGCTACCTGGAGCAAGTGCTGGTGATAGAAGAGATATCCCGAGCTTCAGGAGCAGTGGGACTCAGTTACGGTGCCCACTCCAACCTCTGTGTCAACCAAATTGTGCGGAATGGAAACGAGGCCCAGAAGGAGAAGTACCTCCCCaag CTGATCAGTGGGGAGTATGTCGGAGCTCTGGCCATGAGTGAACCCAATGCTGGCTCTGATGTCGTCTCCATGAagctaaaagcagaaaagaaag GTGATCACTACATCCTGAACGGCAGCAAGTTCTGGATCACCAATGGCCCCGATGCCGACATCCTTGTTGTCTATGCCAAGACAGATGTGGCTGCGGTGCCAGCCTCTCGGGGCATCACAGCCTTCATTGTGGAGAAG AATATGCCTGGCTTCAGCACCTCCAAGAAGCTGGACAAGCTGGGGATGAGGGGCTCTAACACCTGTGAGCTGATCTTTGAAGACTGCGAGGTTCCTG CTGCCAACATCCTGGGCCATCAAAATAAGGGCGTCTACGTGCTGATGAGTGGGCTGGACTTGGAGCGGCTGGTGCTGGCTGGTGGGCCCATCGG GCTCATGCAGGCTGTCCTGGACCACACCATTCCCTACGTGCACACACGGGAAGCCTTTGGCCAAAAGATCGGCTACTTCCAG CTGATGCAGGGGAAGATGGCTGACATGTACACCCGCCTCATGGCATGCCGGCAGTATGTCTACAATGTTGCCAGGGCCTGTGATGCAGGCCACGTCACCTCCAAG CCCTGGCAGGGCCCTGCTGATCTGGAGCTTCCCCACAGGACTGTGCGGGTGTGGTTCTTTACTCAGCGGAGTGCGCCACAAAGGTAG